The following are encoded in a window of Nomia melanderi isolate GNS246 chromosome 6, iyNomMela1, whole genome shotgun sequence genomic DNA:
- the LOC116433367 gene encoding SET domain-containing protein SmydA-8-like isoform X1: MVPGSEDGCPICGDRLNATLRCSGCRRQVYCSKEHQRQDWPNHRSVCQAWEIHESPELGRHLLASRDLSPGDLILSESPLVWGPALHTDQRVCIGCGEQCKSTTTICKFCLWPACDVNCPGLTDKNRHGLECPLLFNAKIVPRCEILLVIRMIILWLKKSKQWAALEKLQSHEESRGEGTIAYEEVMNVSQYVERLLPDVQGAKDIIGKICGLIDVNALETMPPEGSVAIYETACLLEHSCLANTRHSFKMDDKGRPRIIVKVLCSVKKGEHLSTMYTHALWSTLVRRAHLRDTKYFSCYCKRCTDPTELGTHLGTLICPQDNGYILSMDPLNFDSDWKCELCPGTLTASEVMEFTGKLEDDVDEAMSRATKETLVDLLNRLTTLLHPNHHLCISVSHSLIQLLPSNDPMKIDLCKRIIETTKILDPYNTRLSLYTAVTLRELSDCPGEDREELLSEAISLLQSEPPNSPGEKLRLLIEDEL; the protein is encoded by the exons ATGGTACCGGGAAGTGAAGACGGCTGCCCGATCTGCGGCGATCGGTTGAACGCGACCCTTAGATGCAGTGGTTGCAGGCGGCAAGTTTATTGCAGCAAAGAACATCAGCGACAAGATTGGCCCAACCACAGGTCAGTTTGTCAGGCGTGGGAGATTCACGAGAGCCCCGAACTCGGACGACATTTATTGGCGTCAAGGGACCTGAGTCCCGGTGATCTGATTCTGTCTGAATCACCTTTGGTTTGGGGTCCGGCATTACACACGGATCAAAGAGTTTGCATTGGCTGCGGCGAACAATGCAAGTCTACCACCACGATATGCAAGTTTTGTCTTTGGCCGGCATGTGACGTGAACTGTCCTGGACTTACCGATAAGAACAGACATGGTTTGGAATGTCCGTTGCTATTCAATGCCAAGATTGTTCCTAG gtGTGAAATTCTCTTAGTAATCCGTATGATAATATTGTGGCTGAAAAAGTCGAAACAATGGGCGGCTTTAGAAAAATTACAGAGCCATGAAGAGTCCCGCGGTGAGGGAACAATCGCGTACGAAGAGGTCATGAATGTAAGTCAGTATGTAGAACGTCTTCTACCAGACGTACAAGGAGCCAAGGATATTATTGGGAAAATTTGCGGCTTAATAGATGTGAACGCTCTAGAAACGATGCCACCCGAAGGTTCGGTGGCGATTTATGAAACCGCATGTCTATTGGAACACTCTTGTTTGGCAAACACAAGACACAGTTTTAAGATGGATGACAAGGGAAGGCCTCGTATCATCGTGAAAGTCCTTTGCTCTGTAAAGAA AGGAGAACATCTAAGTACAATGTATACGCATGCACTTTGGTCAACGTTGGTCCGAAGAGCGCATCTCCGAGACACAAAATACTTTTCTTGCTACTGCAAACGATGCACCGACCCAACCGAACTAGGTACTCATCTTGGCACCTTAATATGTCCCCAAGACAACGGTTACATTTTATCGATGGATCCATTGAACTTCGATTCAGACTGGAAATGTGAATTGTGTCCTGGAACATTGACTGCTTCAGAAGTGATGGAATTCACTGGGAAATTGGAAGACGATGTTGACGAAGCTATGAGCAGGGCAACAAAGGAGACATTGGTCGACCTTCTGAATCG ACTTACTACATTGCTGCATCCTAACCACCATCTGTGTATCAGTGTTAGCCATTCGTTGATCCAATTGTTACCATCAAACGATCCGATGAAAATTGATCTGTGTAAACGAATCATAGAAACTACTAAGATATTGGATCCGTACAACACAAGGTTGTCGTTGTATACTGCAGTTACTTTGCGGGAGTTGTCTGATTGTCCAGGGGAAGATAGGGAAGAACTTTTGTCAGAGGCAATTTCTCTACTGCAATCGGAACCTCCGAATTCACCTGGCGAGAAGCTTAGACTGTTAATTGAAGATGAATTATAA
- the LOC116433367 gene encoding ceramide phosphoethanolamine synthase-like isoform X2: protein MSSFGNPRIKFLRQTMPAKNIADWTQNDVAKWLGEIGHEKFSYIFLDQEIDGRALLTLKEEDLKSDRMCIKKLGDIKRLYISINQLKRENMAVLFELGYVDLFPSPTFYNHHKQEIPSTGLNNEGSIENEFYSASVSEDGHASHLPPEIWKAFISLAYLFIVTWITAFVMVIVHDRVPDMKKYPPLPDIFLDNVPHIPWAFDMCEVTGTILFAIWLIVLIFHKYRFILLRRFFALSGTVFLLRCVTMLITSLSVPGAHLQCQPRTVSDDWSSSAYVDLYNKIAMAYVIWRGAGMSIQGVRTCGDYMFSGHTVALTMLNFFITEYTPTQLYFLHTFTWMLNMFGIFFILAAHEHYSIDVFVAFYITSRLFLYYHTLANNQALMQRDSNRTRIWFPLFSFFESSVDGIVPNEYESPSLIICNLVCTGKDIWHLVRSSICFRKSLRNVSGSVKNNTKKDR from the exons ATGTCTAGCTTTGGTAATCctcgtattaaatttttaag acAAACAATGCCTGCAAAAAATATAGCTGATTGGACACAAAATGATGTGGCAAAATGGCTTGGTGAAATTGGCCATgaaaaattttcttatattttcttggATCAGGAAATTGATGGTAGAGCCCTTTTGACTTTGAAGGAAGAAGATTTAAAATCAGACCGTATGTGTATAAAGAAACTTGGTGATATAAAAAGATTGTACATTAGTATAAACCAGTTAAAAAGAGAAAACATGGCAGTATTATTTGAGTTGGGATATGTTGACTTATTTCCTTCACCGACCTTTTATAACCATCATAAACAGGAA ATACCTAGTACGGGATTAAATAATGAGGGTTCTAtagagaatgaattttattcTGCATCTGTGTCAGAAGATGGCCATGCATCACATTTGCCACCAGAAATTTGGAAAGCTTTTATTAGTTTggcatatttatttattgttacatgGATTACTGCTTTTGTGATGGTCATTGTTCATGATAGAGTGCCTGACATGAAAAAGTATCCTCCATTGCCTGACATATTTTTGGATAATGTGCCACATATACCTTGGGCATTTGACATGTGCGAAGTCACAGGAACTATACTTTTTGCAATATGGCTCATTGtactaatttttcataaatacag atttattttattacgacGATTCTTTGCTTTATCTGGCACAGTCTTCCTATTAAGGTGTGTTACAATGCTTATTACTTCCTTGTCAGTACCAGGCGCACATTTACAGTGTCAACCACGAACAGTTTCTGATGATTGGTCAAG TTCTGCATATGTTgatctatataataaaattgctATGGCTTATGTAATTTGGCGTGGGGCTGGCATGTCTATTCAAGGTGTTAGAACCTGTGGTGATTATATGTTTAGTGGCCATACTGTTGCTCTCACTatgttaaattttttcattacagAAT ataCACCAACACAATTGTactttttacatacttttacatggATGCTCAATATGTTTggtatattttttatcttaGCAGCACATGAGCATTATTCCATTGATGTTTTTGTAGctttttatataacttctcGACTATTTCTCTATTATCATACATTAGCAAATAATCAAGCCTTAATGCAACGGGATTCAAACAGAACCAGAATATGGTTTCCATTATTTAGTTTCTTTGAATCTTCTGTTGATGGTATTGTTCCAAATGAATATGAGTCGCCGTCTTTGATCATTTGTAATTTAGTATGTACAGGAAAAGATATTTGGCACTTAGTGCGATCTTCAATTTGCTTCCGTAAATCATTGCGCAATGTAAGTGgtagtgttaaaaataacaCAAAGAAGGATCGCTAA
- the LOC116433367 gene encoding ceramide phosphoethanolamine synthase-like isoform X3, protein MPAKNIADWTQNDVAKWLGEIGHEKFSYIFLDQEIDGRALLTLKEEDLKSDRMCIKKLGDIKRLYISINQLKRENMAVLFELGYVDLFPSPTFYNHHKQEIPSTGLNNEGSIENEFYSASVSEDGHASHLPPEIWKAFISLAYLFIVTWITAFVMVIVHDRVPDMKKYPPLPDIFLDNVPHIPWAFDMCEVTGTILFAIWLIVLIFHKYRFILLRRFFALSGTVFLLRCVTMLITSLSVPGAHLQCQPRTVSDDWSSSAYVDLYNKIAMAYVIWRGAGMSIQGVRTCGDYMFSGHTVALTMLNFFITEYTPTQLYFLHTFTWMLNMFGIFFILAAHEHYSIDVFVAFYITSRLFLYYHTLANNQALMQRDSNRTRIWFPLFSFFESSVDGIVPNEYESPSLIICNLVCTGKDIWHLVRSSICFRKSLRNVSGSVKNNTKKDR, encoded by the exons ATGCCTGCAAAAAATATAGCTGATTGGACACAAAATGATGTGGCAAAATGGCTTGGTGAAATTGGCCATgaaaaattttcttatattttcttggATCAGGAAATTGATGGTAGAGCCCTTTTGACTTTGAAGGAAGAAGATTTAAAATCAGACCGTATGTGTATAAAGAAACTTGGTGATATAAAAAGATTGTACATTAGTATAAACCAGTTAAAAAGAGAAAACATGGCAGTATTATTTGAGTTGGGATATGTTGACTTATTTCCTTCACCGACCTTTTATAACCATCATAAACAGGAA ATACCTAGTACGGGATTAAATAATGAGGGTTCTAtagagaatgaattttattcTGCATCTGTGTCAGAAGATGGCCATGCATCACATTTGCCACCAGAAATTTGGAAAGCTTTTATTAGTTTggcatatttatttattgttacatgGATTACTGCTTTTGTGATGGTCATTGTTCATGATAGAGTGCCTGACATGAAAAAGTATCCTCCATTGCCTGACATATTTTTGGATAATGTGCCACATATACCTTGGGCATTTGACATGTGCGAAGTCACAGGAACTATACTTTTTGCAATATGGCTCATTGtactaatttttcataaatacag atttattttattacgacGATTCTTTGCTTTATCTGGCACAGTCTTCCTATTAAGGTGTGTTACAATGCTTATTACTTCCTTGTCAGTACCAGGCGCACATTTACAGTGTCAACCACGAACAGTTTCTGATGATTGGTCAAG TTCTGCATATGTTgatctatataataaaattgctATGGCTTATGTAATTTGGCGTGGGGCTGGCATGTCTATTCAAGGTGTTAGAACCTGTGGTGATTATATGTTTAGTGGCCATACTGTTGCTCTCACTatgttaaattttttcattacagAAT ataCACCAACACAATTGTactttttacatacttttacatggATGCTCAATATGTTTggtatattttttatcttaGCAGCACATGAGCATTATTCCATTGATGTTTTTGTAGctttttatataacttctcGACTATTTCTCTATTATCATACATTAGCAAATAATCAAGCCTTAATGCAACGGGATTCAAACAGAACCAGAATATGGTTTCCATTATTTAGTTTCTTTGAATCTTCTGTTGATGGTATTGTTCCAAATGAATATGAGTCGCCGTCTTTGATCATTTGTAATTTAGTATGTACAGGAAAAGATATTTGGCACTTAGTGCGATCTTCAATTTGCTTCCGTAAATCATTGCGCAATGTAAGTGgtagtgttaaaaataacaCAAAGAAGGATCGCTAA